Part of the Ignavibacterium album JCM 16511 genome, TCCGTTGCAACCTGTGACCATTGCGATGGCACATAGACATCATCCATTTTGAAAACAATGGAACCATCAGGATTGCGTATCTCTGAAGTGCGTTTTTCGAAATTAAAATCTGATAAAGGATCTTTCCCCTCGACGGTAAAAAATCTTTTTATTTGCATCCAAATCTCCCGCGGATTTAGTTATAAAAATTGTTTTATTTTTTGGAGTGTTTTGATCTGAAAAAATTTTTTATTCAGTTCTTTTGAATTGTGAACTGAATATTAATGTGGGCGTGAAACTAAACAAAAATTTTTCTTAGTGCAAGATATTTTAAAAAAATTTTTTCAGGTCAAACTTTCACTATCAAATTATCACATCATTATTAAAAAACAAACTTTTTAAAAAATTTTTTTTGATATAAAAAGTTTGCATTAGTTCGCAAAAATTTTATATGTAACTTTTGATATAGATTAACAAGAAATTTTTATGGAATCACATAACGACGAATTAGTAATCGAAATTAAAAATCTTTCAAAACACTTTAAAAATCTCAAAGCAGTTGACAATCTGAATATCAATGTTTTTCGTGGTGATGTATTCGGGTTTTTAGGACCTAATGGAGCTGGTAAAAGCACAACAATCAGAATGCTTTTGACTCTTATTAAACCTAACAGCGGTTCGATAAAAATCTTTGGAAAAGATTTATTCAGAGAAAGATTATCCATATTAAGAAATGTTGGGGCAATTGTTGAAAAACCCGACTTTTATGGTTATTTGCCTGCTTATAAAAATTTGGAGATACTTGGAAAAATTTCAGGTCACGAAATTTCTAAAAAAAGAATAATGGAAGTACTTGAATTAGTAGGTTTAGCTGATCGTTATAAAAGTAAAGTAAAAACTTTTTCTCACGGTATGAAACAAAGATTAGGAATTGCACAGGCACTTCTTCACAATCCTGATTTAATAATTCTTGATGAACCAACAACAGGTTTAGACCCAATGGGAATGAAGGAAATCCGCGATTTAATTATTCATTTAAGCCGTGATCAGAAAAAAACTATCTTTCTTTCTTCACATATTTTATATGAAGTTGAACAAGTTGCCAACAGAATGATAATTATAAATAAAGGAACTGCAAGAGTTGAGGGAAGTGTTAAAGATTTGTTAGATGCTACAAATCTTTCAGTTACATTTGAAGTTAGTGATGCTCCAAAAGCGACTGCATTAATTTCAGAAAGTAGCTGGTCAGGAAAAATAAAAATTACATCAGGGAACAAATTGGAATTTAATATCGGCAATCATGAAATCGCAGAAATAAATAAGTTCTTTGTTGAAAATAATGTTGATGTGTATTCTATAATTCCCACAAGATCACTCGAAGAATATTTCTTAAAAATTACTCAAGAGGCACTTTGATGTTCACTCTTATTGGTATTGAGCTGTATAAAATTTTCAGAAAGTGGAGAACATATATCGGGTTTTTAGCAATCGGTGTTTTAGTCCCCATTATTCATATTGCAATGTTATATGAAGGAAAAAACACTATTGATTTTATGACGCGAAATATTCAACAATCTTTTGTGTTTGTCGGAAATCTTCTTAACACTTATTTAATTTCTTACATTGTTCTCACCAGTCTTACAGTTCACATTCCTTTTCTTATTACTTTGGTCGCCGGCGATTTACTTGCTGGTGAAGCAACTTCTGGAACTTACAGATTAATGCTAACCAGACCTGTTACAAGAGAAAAATTTGTAACGGCAAAGTTTATTGCCGGAGTAATCTATACAAATCTACTGATATTATGGTTAGCAATAATGAGTTTGGCAGTAGGATATTTTATCTTCGGCGTAGGTGAACTGTTAATCATTAGAGGCGATATGATAATCATCTTTGAACAGAAAGATGTTTTGTGGAGATTTTTAGGTGCTTATGGTTATGCTTCATTGGGAATGACTGTTGTAGCCTCGCTCGCTTATCTTTTTTCTTCTCTGGTTGAAAATGCGATTGGACCAATTGTAAGTACAATGGCAGTCATAATTGTATTTGTAATTATCTCTGCTATAAATGTTGACTTACTGCAGGCAATTCGACCTTACTTATTCACAAATTATATTTCATCCTGGCAGTTGTTTTTTGATAATCCTGTTGATGTGAATGAAATACTGAAGTCAATTGGAGTTTTAGTTCTTCATATCATAATATTTTTTGGAGCGACATTAATTATTTTCAAAAGAAAGGATATTCTTACCTAAAGAGGATTTTATGAGAAAAATATTTTTAATAATGCTTATCACAATAATTGAGATTTTCCCTCAACAAAAAATTGCTGATGAACTTATAAATTCAGTAATTACCAATTTTAACAGAGTAAAAGATTATGAAGTTGATGTTGAAATTAAAGTAGATGTTGACTTTCTAAAAGTTCCGGATGCAAAAGCAAAAATTTATTTCAAGCAGCCGGATAAAATCAGATTAAAGTCCGAAGGATTTGCTCTGCTTCCTAAAGAAGGGCTTGACTTTTCTCCTGCGTCATTAGCTAAAAAAGATTATACTGCGATTTATGAACGAGATGTAATGTTAAACGGAAAGAAAGTTTCAGTAGTTAAAGTTATTCCTGTAGGCGAGCAATCTAACATAATACTTTCTACATTATGGATTGATCCCGTTGATAAAGTTATAAGGAAAGTTGAATCAACAACCAAAATGAATGGTACTTTTACTATTGAATTAACCTACGATGAGTCTTTCAAATACCCATTACCCGAAAAAATGGTATTCTCTTTCAACATTGACAAATTAAATTTGCCAAAAGCATTTTCAACTGACGGGAATCCTCCTTCAAAAAAGAAAAGATTACCAGATGCGCCGACCAAAGGAAATGTATTTGTTCAATATTCAAATTATAAAGTCAATATTGGAATACCAGACTCGGTTTTTGAAGAGAAGCAATAAAAATGGCGATGGTAGTTTGCAAGGGTTACTAAGGAGGGAACCATTAGCACTCTAGGAGGCATTTTTTATCTACCATCGCCTAATTTCTGTTACAACAATATATTAAAGAGCAAAAAGAAAAAAGTCATAAAATTATCTATCACAAAAAAATCACAACCCGAATTTTCAGTTAAAAATTATTTCAACAATCTGATTACTTTTATTCAGTTGAAATTTTGCAGCATCCCAGGAAGGAGGACCAAATAATCCTTTTACATTATTCGAAAAGCCGTAATCCTCTTTTGGAATGCCAAGAAAGTTAGTATCGAAATCATCGTTATTATTTTCATCGTGAAAAGCTTTGACTGCGTAATTTCCTGCAGGCAAATTATCAAATACAGCAATTGCCTGATTATTTTTTATTTCAATTATTGCTGCTTTAAAAGGTGATAAATCATCTTTGTAATTTTCGGACGAATTACAGAGCGCTATTTTAACAGTGCCCTGATCATTTTTTAATCCTTTTATCTTAACAATCAAACGCCCTTTCTGATTATCACCAGCATAGATGACAATCGAGAACAAGGCAAAAAATATCAAATATTTTGAGAACTTAAATTTCATTTTTCCTATTCTTTATATTTCTTAAAAATCACTGAAGTATTATGTCCGCCAAATCCAAAAGCATTACTTAAAGCATAATCTACAATTCTATCCTGTGGTTTATTAAATGTGTAATTAAGATCACATTCGGGATCAGGATGTTCGAAGTTAATTGTTGGTGGAATTCTATCGTTAACAATTGCAAGTATTGATGCAATAGCTTCAACGGCTCCTGCAGCACCTAATAAATGACCAGTCATACTTTTAGTTGAAGACAAATTCATCTTGTATGCATGTTCTCCAAACACTTTTTTTATAGCTTTAGTTTCAGCAATATCGCCAAGTGGTGTTGAGGTTCCGTGCATATTAACATAGTCAATTTTATCAGGAGTAATATCTGCAGTTCGTAAAGCCATCTCCATTGCTAAAATAGCTCCTGTGCCTTCCGGATGAGGTGCAGTAATGTGATGTGCGTCAGCGGAAAGGCCGACTCCAACTATCTCACAATATATTTTTGCACCTCGTTTAAGTGCAACTTCAAGTTCTTCAAGAAGCAATGCACCGGCACCTTCACCCATTACAAATCCATCTCTTGTAGCATCAAAAGGTCTGCTTGCAGTTTCAGGTGAATCATTTCTTGTGGAAAGTGCTCTGTTGGCATTAAATCCACCAACACCGAGCTCATTGATTGAAGCTTCACTTCCGCCGGCAATCATTCTGTCCGCCAGGCCATTTTTGATAAGAAGATATGAGTCGATAAGATTATTATTACCAGTTGCACAAGCTGATACTGTGCAATAATTCGGTCCCTGAAAACCATATTGCATAGAAATATGTCCTGCTGCTATATCAGGAATTAACATAGGAATAAAGAATGGTGAAATTCTATCCGGACCTTGTTCACGGTTAATTACCGATTGTTCATAAAAAGTCTGAATACCTCCGATGCCACTACCGAATATTACACCAATTTTTGATTTCTCTTCATCACTTAAATTTTCCGGTTTCAATCCGCTGTCATCAATACATTGTTTGGCAGAAACCAAAGCATACTGAGCAAAAGGATCAAGTCTTCGGGCGGTTTTTCTATCTAAATATTTTGTAACATCGAACTCCTTGAGTTCACAAGCAAATTTTGTATCTACTCTGGAAGCATCAAATCCTTTAATTGGAGCAGCACCACTTTTACTCTGCATCATTCCATCCCAAAATTCCTGCACACTTAAACCAATTGGAGTTAAAGCTCCCATTCCTGTAACTACAACTCTGCGATTAGAAATCATTATTTTCCTTTCGATTGTTCTTATATATGCAAATTATTGTTTACAAAGATAGAGAAATTTTGCTGATTGAATAAACTTATTCTTTTGAGCGGAATCTAGAATTTGTTCTCTGTCAAACGAAAGATAGTCCATTCATCCATTGCTTTTGCACCAATACTTTTATAGAAATCAATTGCCGGCTGATTCCAATCGAGAACAACCCATTCTACTCTTCCGCAATTTCTTTCTTTGGCAAGTTTTATTACTTCATTAAGAAGGGCTTTGCCGATACCTTTGCCACGAAATTGTGGACGAACATATAAGTCTTCTATATATAAACCTGGTTTGCCGACAAAAGTTGAAAAGTTATGAAAGAAAATAGTCTGACCTGCTAATTCTCCGTTAAACTCTGCAATCAATACTTCAACAAATTTCTTCTCACCGAAGATAACTTCTTCAAGATTTTTTTCGGTGGTAACGACTTCGTGTAATAGCTTTTCGTATTCTGCTAATTCTTTAATCAATTTCAGAATATTCGGAATATCTGATTTTTCGGCTTTTCTGATTTTTAATTCCTCGTTTGTCATTTTATTACTCACCTGTTAAGAAAGGGAAGGTTTTCTTTCAGAATATTTTTAATCTTACTGAATTTAAGTTCAACATCAATTGAGCCCATTGCATAAGGTGCAATTTCATAAGGGTCAAATTGAAGGACTAATGCATCAGGAGTAATGTAAAAATCCTGATCATCTGAAATATTTAATTCATCTTCAAATAATCCCGCTTCATTCAAAGAGTTAGCATCAAACATATTGAGTATTTCTTCAGTGCAAAATTCTGATAAAGCTTGTAATGAGTTTGGTTTTAAAATATCCGGAAGAATTAGAACTTCTCCGTCAGATGTTCTGATGTTATATCCGACTGAATAATAATTTCCGTGAGCTCCGCCCGTAAATTCATAGTAATTCAGAACAATACTAAGAAACTCAATACTGTTATATGTTACATTAAAATCAGTTTCAAAACTGAAAACCCAATCAGGAGGAAATTCAGAAGTGTAATCTGTATCAGCAACAAAATCATCAAACCAACTTTTAGCTTGCATAAATTCAGTTTCCAGAAATGAATTTATCTTTTTCTGGACTTCCGGATTATCAAGACCATTTATTTGAGGATATAATATTTTTACATAAGCAGAAGTATCATCAGTTGCCTGATAAAAATCTTTCCTTATTATCGTCAACGAATCGACTTCAGCATTTGCTGATGTCGTAATTATTAAAATGGCAATGTAGAGATTTATAAATTTCATTTTTTATTCCTCAATATTTCTATTCTTTGTTTAGTGCTTTTTGATTTCAATTTCCTTTCTGTGAATAATGCTAACTGAGAAAAAATATAACCGAATAAAATTCCGATCAAGGCTCCGCCAATTATATCAGACGGATAATGTAAACCTAAATAAACTCGTGAAATTGCTACAAGACTAGCAGTTATAAATAGTACCCATTTTAATTTTGGAAAAAGTTTGTAAAAGAAAAATGCTGCAGCAAAATTATTCAAAGCGTGATTCGACGGAAAAGAAAATGTTCCTGTGCAGCCAAGTGGAGTAATAACATCAGAAAGAACATCACAAGGTCTTGGTCTTGCAAAAATTTCTTTCAGTATTCTGTAACCGGTCTGATCTGAAACAGCTATAAGTAAAATAACTCCGAGAACACCAATTTTGCCTCTTATTCCGCCTTTTGTCCAGCTAATTCCCAGCAAAATGACATAGGCAATGTACCAATTGTTTACGCTGGTTATCAATGAAAAAAACTTATCCAAAACAGGCAAGGAAATTGTATGATTAAAGAAGTAAAAAACCGTCAGGTCAATTGAGTAGAGGAAATCGCTCATTTTTGCCTTTATAATTAAATCTGATGGTTAAAAATAATTAAACAATCAGTTAAAATTTCAATTTTGAAGTAGATTTAACTGAAATATTTACATTAGTTCGATGGAAAAAAAAGAAAATTTGATACAATTTTTACTTAATCCGACTGAGTTTTTCAGAAAGGAGAACTACCAGAAAATTCGTCAGGAATCCAGGACACATCTTGTTACTCCACTTAAAGTTATTGCCTTTATGGTAGCCGTTTCCGGTTTGTTTGCAATGATTTTCGAAGTCAGATATTATCAG contains:
- a CDS encoding ABC transporter ATP-binding protein, giving the protein MESHNDELVIEIKNLSKHFKNLKAVDNLNINVFRGDVFGFLGPNGAGKSTTIRMLLTLIKPNSGSIKIFGKDLFRERLSILRNVGAIVEKPDFYGYLPAYKNLEILGKISGHEISKKRIMEVLELVGLADRYKSKVKTFSHGMKQRLGIAQALLHNPDLIILDEPTTGLDPMGMKEIRDLIIHLSRDQKKTIFLSSHILYEVEQVANRMIIINKGTARVEGSVKDLLDATNLSVTFEVSDAPKATALISESSWSGKIKITSGNKLEFNIGNHEIAEINKFFVENNVDVYSIIPTRSLEEYFLKITQEAL
- a CDS encoding ABC transporter permease; the protein is MFTLIGIELYKIFRKWRTYIGFLAIGVLVPIIHIAMLYEGKNTIDFMTRNIQQSFVFVGNLLNTYLISYIVLTSLTVHIPFLITLVAGDLLAGEATSGTYRLMLTRPVTREKFVTAKFIAGVIYTNLLILWLAIMSLAVGYFIFGVGELLIIRGDMIIIFEQKDVLWRFLGAYGYASLGMTVVASLAYLFSSLVENAIGPIVSTMAVIIVFVIISAINVDLLQAIRPYLFTNYISSWQLFFDNPVDVNEILKSIGVLVLHIIIFFGATLIIFKRKDILT
- a CDS encoding LolA family protein yields the protein MRKIFLIMLITIIEIFPQQKIADELINSVITNFNRVKDYEVDVEIKVDVDFLKVPDAKAKIYFKQPDKIRLKSEGFALLPKEGLDFSPASLAKKDYTAIYERDVMLNGKKVSVVKVIPVGEQSNIILSTLWIDPVDKVIRKVESTTKMNGTFTIELTYDESFKYPLPEKMVFSFNIDKLNLPKAFSTDGNPPSKKKRLPDAPTKGNVFVQYSNYKVNIGIPDSVFEEKQ
- a CDS encoding DUF2141 domain-containing protein gives rise to the protein MKFKFSKYLIFFALFSIVIYAGDNQKGRLIVKIKGLKNDQGTVKIALCNSSENYKDDLSPFKAAIIEIKNNQAIAVFDNLPAGNYAVKAFHDENNNDDFDTNFLGIPKEDYGFSNNVKGLFGPPSWDAAKFQLNKSNQIVEIIFN
- the fabF gene encoding beta-ketoacyl-ACP synthase II, which gives rise to MISNRRVVVTGMGALTPIGLSVQEFWDGMMQSKSGAAPIKGFDASRVDTKFACELKEFDVTKYLDRKTARRLDPFAQYALVSAKQCIDDSGLKPENLSDEEKSKIGVIFGSGIGGIQTFYEQSVINREQGPDRISPFFIPMLIPDIAAGHISMQYGFQGPNYCTVSACATGNNNLIDSYLLIKNGLADRMIAGGSEASINELGVGGFNANRALSTRNDSPETASRPFDATRDGFVMGEGAGALLLEELEVALKRGAKIYCEIVGVGLSADAHHITAPHPEGTGAILAMEMALRTADITPDKIDYVNMHGTSTPLGDIAETKAIKKVFGEHAYKMNLSSTKSMTGHLLGAAGAVEAIASILAIVNDRIPPTINFEHPDPECDLNYTFNKPQDRIVDYALSNAFGFGGHNTSVIFKKYKE
- a CDS encoding GNAT family N-acetyltransferase; the encoded protein is MTNEELKIRKAEKSDIPNILKLIKELAEYEKLLHEVVTTEKNLEEVIFGEKKFVEVLIAEFNGELAGQTIFFHNFSTFVGKPGLYIEDLYVRPQFRGKGIGKALLNEVIKLAKERNCGRVEWVVLDWNQPAIDFYKSIGAKAMDEWTIFRLTENKF
- a CDS encoding DUF3298 and DUF4163 domain-containing protein, whose amino-acid sequence is MKFINLYIAILIITTSANAEVDSLTIIRKDFYQATDDTSAYVKILYPQINGLDNPEVQKKINSFLETEFMQAKSWFDDFVADTDYTSEFPPDWVFSFETDFNVTYNSIEFLSIVLNYYEFTGGAHGNYYSVGYNIRTSDGEVLILPDILKPNSLQALSEFCTEEILNMFDANSLNEAGLFEDELNISDDQDFYITPDALVLQFDPYEIAPYAMGSIDVELKFSKIKNILKENLPFLNR
- a CDS encoding phosphatase PAP2 family protein, with the translated sequence MSDFLYSIDLTVFYFFNHTISLPVLDKFFSLITSVNNWYIAYVILLGISWTKGGIRGKIGVLGVILLIAVSDQTGYRILKEIFARPRPCDVLSDVITPLGCTGTFSFPSNHALNNFAAAFFFYKLFPKLKWVLFITASLVAISRVYLGLHYPSDIIGGALIGILFGYIFSQLALFTERKLKSKSTKQRIEILRNKK